A genomic stretch from Georgenia muralis includes:
- the panD gene encoding aspartate 1-decarboxylase — translation MTEFTTPRSLLRPMMIAKIHRATITAADLHYVGSITVDADLLDAADVLPGQQVDVVDVTNGARLTTYVIPGERGSGILCINGAAAHLVHAGDLVILIAYGQMSDADARTYTPHVVFVDEQNHILDVGDEPGEVPDVDAGEARHVEPSGVSIHAYRDSLPGARRSEFDI, via the coding sequence ATGACCGAGTTCACCACACCCCGATCCCTGCTCCGCCCGATGATGATCGCCAAGATCCACCGGGCGACGATCACGGCTGCCGACCTGCACTACGTCGGGTCGATCACCGTCGACGCGGACCTCCTCGACGCCGCCGACGTGCTCCCCGGCCAGCAGGTCGACGTCGTCGACGTCACCAACGGCGCCCGCCTGACGACCTACGTCATCCCCGGCGAGCGCGGCAGCGGCATCCTGTGCATCAACGGCGCGGCCGCCCACCTCGTCCACGCCGGGGACCTCGTCATCCTCATCGCCTACGGGCAGATGTCCGACGCCGACGCCCGCACCTACACCCCTCACGTGGTCTTCGTCGACGAGCAGAACCACATCCTCGACGTCGGCGACGAGCCGGGCGAGGTCCCCGACGTCGACGCGGGGGAGGCGCGGCACGTCGAGCCCAGCGGGGTCTCGATCCACGCCTACCGCGACTCCCTGCCGGGTGCGCGCAGGTCCGAGTTCGACATCTGA